The Aeromicrobium sp. Leaf245 genome includes a region encoding these proteins:
- a CDS encoding TetR/AcrR family transcriptional regulator encodes MARSNPARRAALLDAAIQTLAAEGARGLTFRAVDAGADAPAGTASNYFRNRDDLLTQAGERVYERLLDGASQVVVPADAPRDRDLLVRLMVDTVRRIVDYRTGFLALLELRLEATRREGVRDVLTDRVRADLLSNISTHEQWHMPGDAVTVRLLYQALNWLVVDALTLPGLVDDAELDAYVAETVERLVPSDRPGPLPA; translated from the coding sequence GTGGCACGATCCAACCCGGCTCGACGGGCTGCCCTCCTCGACGCCGCGATCCAGACGCTCGCTGCCGAGGGAGCACGTGGCCTGACGTTCCGAGCGGTCGACGCCGGCGCCGACGCTCCGGCCGGGACGGCGTCGAACTACTTCCGCAACCGCGACGACCTGCTCACCCAGGCCGGGGAGCGCGTCTACGAGCGGCTCCTCGACGGCGCGAGCCAGGTGGTGGTGCCCGCCGATGCTCCCCGCGACCGCGACCTGCTGGTCCGGCTGATGGTCGACACCGTGCGCCGGATCGTGGACTACCGCACCGGCTTCCTCGCCCTGCTCGAGCTTCGGCTCGAGGCCACCCGGCGCGAAGGCGTCCGCGACGTGCTGACCGATCGCGTACGGGCCGACCTGCTGAGCAACATCAGCACCCACGAGCAGTGGCACATGCCGGGCGACGCCGTCACCGTGCGTCTGCTCTACCAGGCCCTCAACTGGCTGGTGGTCGATGCGCTCACCCTCCCCGGCCTCGTCGACGACGCCGAGCTCGACGCCTACGTGGCCGAGACCGTCGAACGACTCGTGCCGTCCGACCGGCCCGGTCCCCTACCCGCCTGA
- a CDS encoding FAD-dependent oxidoreductase: MTARSLWEIERPSHVPQSRPAPGSAYDDVVLGGGVVGLSVATELAHRGRRVTVVEARPVIGGGTSGRSTGKLSLLQGTRLSTIERHHGSSAAAAYVQTCQEALAWIEQVLERWDVPFQRRPAVSWAAHEREIKATRAEDAAARRAGLATRWQRAVPGGLPGYGAVVLEDQLQVDPLAYTAALAQEAVDAGVDVQVGRRARSVGGGERPVVTLDDGTELVAEQVVVATGLPVLDRSAAFATTKPHRSYIVAFESDQELEPMAVSVGSPSWTVRGATDADGRPLVLVGGHGHAVGRSMPAGRHVEALRGWAGEHLDVGREVAAWSAQDYQTPDEVPIVGRTRGSSRVHVITGFGGWGLVAGVGAARRLARAVAEGDEVPVVPPRRLLGARAAAAVLGWNSEVGAHMTSGWLGALGRAPVTPGETQGVVTRGRPPVATSVVDGCTRSVSAVCPHLGGIVRWNDVEGSWDCPLHGSRFEADGRLIEGPATRGLAPVRPDADESTT, encoded by the coding sequence ATGACCGCCCGAAGCCTCTGGGAGATCGAGCGCCCCAGCCACGTCCCGCAGTCCCGACCCGCGCCCGGGTCGGCGTACGACGACGTGGTGCTGGGTGGCGGAGTGGTGGGTCTGTCCGTCGCCACCGAGCTGGCCCACCGTGGACGACGGGTGACCGTCGTCGAGGCTCGTCCCGTCATCGGCGGCGGGACGTCGGGACGCTCCACCGGCAAGCTGAGCCTGCTGCAGGGCACGCGTCTGTCGACGATCGAGCGCCACCACGGCAGCAGCGCGGCGGCCGCGTACGTGCAGACCTGCCAGGAGGCTCTCGCGTGGATCGAGCAGGTGCTGGAGCGCTGGGACGTGCCGTTCCAGCGGAGGCCGGCCGTGAGCTGGGCCGCGCACGAGCGCGAGATCAAGGCCACGCGTGCCGAGGACGCGGCTGCGCGACGCGCCGGGCTGGCCACGCGCTGGCAACGCGCCGTCCCGGGCGGTCTTCCGGGGTACGGCGCCGTGGTGCTCGAGGACCAGCTGCAGGTCGACCCCCTGGCCTACACCGCCGCGCTGGCCCAGGAGGCCGTCGACGCCGGGGTCGACGTGCAGGTCGGCCGACGTGCCAGGTCGGTCGGAGGCGGTGAGCGGCCCGTCGTGACCCTGGACGACGGCACCGAGCTCGTCGCCGAGCAGGTGGTCGTCGCGACCGGTCTGCCCGTGCTCGACCGGAGCGCAGCGTTCGCCACGACGAAGCCGCACCGCTCCTACATCGTCGCGTTCGAGAGCGACCAGGAGCTCGAGCCGATGGCGGTCTCCGTCGGCTCGCCGTCGTGGACGGTGCGCGGTGCGACGGACGCCGACGGACGTCCGCTCGTCCTGGTCGGTGGGCACGGTCACGCGGTCGGTCGATCCATGCCGGCCGGACGGCACGTGGAGGCACTGCGGGGCTGGGCCGGGGAGCACCTGGACGTCGGACGTGAGGTCGCGGCGTGGTCGGCGCAGGACTACCAGACGCCCGACGAGGTGCCGATCGTCGGACGGACGCGCGGGTCGTCGCGGGTCCACGTGATCACCGGGTTCGGCGGGTGGGGCCTGGTGGCAGGCGTGGGTGCGGCGCGCCGCCTCGCCCGAGCGGTCGCAGAAGGGGACGAGGTTCCGGTCGTGCCTCCGCGCCGGCTCCTGGGCGCTCGCGCCGCAGCAGCGGTCCTCGGATGGAACTCCGAGGTCGGCGCGCACATGACGTCCGGCTGGTTGGGCGCCCTCGGTCGGGCGCCGGTCACGCCCGGTGAGACGCAGGGCGTGGTCACGCGAGGTCGACCGCCCGTCGCCACGTCCGTCGTGGACGGCTGCACCCGGTCGGTCTCCGCCGTGTGCCCGCACCTCGGCGGCATCGTCCGCTGGAACGACGTCGAGGGCTCGTGGGACTGCCCGCTCCACGGGTCACGCTTCGAGGCCGACGGCCGACTCATCGAGGGACCCGCCACGCGTGGTCTCGCCCCGGTCCGCCCGGACGCCGACGAGTCGACGACCTGA
- a CDS encoding cysteine hydrolase family protein, whose amino-acid sequence MDETTAASRDDRTTNDADVHRSALVLIDLQEDFLDAPGLRERRPALLRAVRRWIDLAEGADALVVEVRTELPEDPETWALNMREDGQPVALAGTPGASRVSELADLEVTSVLKRRDDAFLGTGLAALLRGHGVDHLVVAGVSTQACVAMTAASAYAHDLSVVLAGEAVASDDTHAHTEAIRWLADEYRQPVADPADGWPHG is encoded by the coding sequence GTGGACGAGACGACGGCAGCCTCGCGGGACGACCGCACGACGAACGACGCCGATGTGCACCGCAGTGCACTGGTGCTCATCGACCTTCAGGAGGACTTCCTCGACGCCCCGGGCCTGCGCGAGCGAAGGCCCGCGCTCCTGCGCGCGGTGCGACGCTGGATCGACCTGGCCGAGGGCGCTGACGCCCTGGTCGTCGAGGTGCGGACCGAGCTGCCCGAGGATCCCGAGACCTGGGCCCTCAACATGCGCGAGGACGGGCAGCCGGTCGCGCTGGCGGGGACGCCGGGCGCGTCACGGGTGTCCGAGCTCGCGGACCTGGAGGTGACCTCCGTCCTCAAGCGACGGGACGACGCCTTCCTCGGTACCGGGCTGGCCGCGCTGCTGCGGGGACACGGCGTCGACCATCTCGTGGTCGCCGGCGTCTCGACCCAGGCCTGTGTGGCCATGACGGCTGCCAGCGCGTACGCCCACGACCTGTCCGTCGTCCTGGCGGGCGAGGCGGTCGCCTCCGACGACACCCATGCGCACACCGAGGCGATCCGCTGGCTCGCGGACGAGTACCGGCAACCTGTCGCGGATCCCGCCGACGGCTGGCCACACGGGTGA
- the ligD gene encoding non-homologous end-joining DNA ligase: MADAVEVEVDDRLVRVSNPDRVYFPERGWTKLDLVEYYLAVGDGIVNALFERPCMLHRFPKGLAGDKVHQKRVPRGAPPWLETVRLTFPRYDRTADELCVTELAAVVWAVQMSTVEFHPWNSRRDDPEKPDEWRIDLDPGPACDFATVQRVAAVAREVLDELGAVGFPKTSGGSGLHVYVRIPPEHGFTDVRRAALAFAREVERRTDEATTTWWRKDRDPSQVFIDYNQNARDHTIAAAYSVRGVPDGRVSTPITWDEVPDVDPRDFTLETVPPRFARLGDLHAGIDDAVFDLAPLLEWADRDGVDVDDDPDA, from the coding sequence GTGGCGGACGCAGTCGAGGTCGAGGTCGACGACCGGCTCGTGCGCGTCTCGAACCCCGACCGGGTCTACTTCCCCGAACGAGGGTGGACCAAGCTCGACCTCGTCGAGTACTACCTCGCCGTGGGCGACGGCATCGTCAACGCACTGTTCGAGCGACCGTGCATGCTGCACCGCTTCCCCAAGGGCCTCGCGGGCGACAAGGTGCACCAGAAGCGCGTCCCGAGGGGTGCACCACCGTGGCTGGAGACGGTGCGCCTGACCTTCCCGCGCTACGACCGGACCGCGGACGAGCTGTGCGTCACCGAGCTCGCCGCCGTGGTGTGGGCCGTGCAGATGTCCACCGTCGAGTTCCACCCCTGGAACAGCCGCCGCGACGACCCCGAGAAGCCCGACGAGTGGCGGATCGACCTGGACCCCGGCCCCGCGTGCGACTTCGCCACGGTGCAGCGGGTCGCAGCCGTGGCGCGCGAGGTCCTCGACGAGCTGGGTGCCGTCGGCTTCCCGAAGACGTCGGGAGGTTCCGGTCTGCACGTGTACGTCCGGATCCCGCCCGAGCACGGCTTCACCGACGTCCGACGTGCGGCCCTGGCCTTCGCGCGGGAGGTGGAGCGGCGCACGGACGAGGCCACCACGACCTGGTGGCGCAAGGACCGTGACCCGTCGCAGGTGTTCATCGACTACAACCAGAACGCCCGAGACCACACGATCGCCGCGGCGTACTCGGTGCGCGGCGTGCCCGACGGGCGGGTCTCGACCCCGATCACCTGGGACGAGGTGCCGGACGTCGATCCGCGCGACTTCACCCTCGAGACCGTGCCGCCCCGCTTCGCCCGGCTCGGCGACCTGCACGCCGGGATCGACGACGCCGTCTTCGACCTCGCCCCGCTCCTGGAGTGGGCGGACCGCGACGGGGTCGACGTCGACGACGACCCCGACGCCTGA
- a CDS encoding glutamate--cysteine ligase produces the protein MTIRSIGVEEEMYLVDPRTARPVPRSEDVQEVDDDRDEGAPQDVTQELFLEQVETTTDPAQDLATLRAHVVEARLRAAADAQAVGAALLPSPTPVVGRPQHVTPHERYRWMADRHRDLFPAVAVCGMHVHVDVEDDEETVRVIDRLGPLLPVVTALSAGSPFSEGTDTGFASWRARQWDRWPTAGPTEPFGDLATYRREVEAAVASGVAIDDGMVYLDARVGRATPTVEVRVMDVQLDVDDAVAFAGLVRSLVTTVAGVPDLPGWSVARLRTARWLAQRDGVTGRLLHPVDGTPVPAAEAVEALLDAVDDALGAAGDRTLVRSHVDALLADGGAAGRARRVAAGYPQRWADHVVERTRQALATARVETSESGTSSA, from the coding sequence ATGACGATTCGCAGCATCGGCGTGGAGGAGGAGATGTACCTCGTCGACCCACGCACCGCCAGGCCGGTGCCCCGGTCCGAGGACGTGCAGGAGGTCGACGACGACCGGGACGAGGGCGCACCGCAGGACGTGACGCAGGAGCTGTTCCTGGAGCAGGTCGAGACGACGACCGATCCGGCCCAGGACCTCGCGACCCTGCGCGCCCACGTCGTCGAGGCCAGGTTGCGCGCTGCGGCGGACGCGCAGGCCGTGGGCGCCGCGCTGCTTCCCTCTCCCACCCCCGTGGTGGGCCGCCCGCAGCACGTGACGCCCCACGAGCGCTACCGGTGGATGGCCGACCGGCATCGCGACCTCTTCCCGGCGGTCGCGGTCTGCGGGATGCACGTCCACGTCGACGTCGAGGACGACGAGGAGACGGTCCGGGTGATCGACCGCCTCGGGCCGTTGCTGCCCGTCGTGACCGCGTTGTCGGCCGGCTCCCCCTTCAGCGAGGGCACCGACACCGGCTTCGCGTCGTGGCGCGCCCGACAGTGGGACCGCTGGCCGACGGCCGGGCCCACGGAGCCGTTCGGCGACCTGGCGACCTACCGCCGTGAGGTGGAGGCCGCCGTGGCGTCGGGCGTGGCGATCGACGACGGCATGGTCTACCTCGACGCCCGGGTCGGGCGCGCGACCCCGACCGTGGAGGTCCGGGTCATGGACGTGCAGCTCGACGTGGACGACGCCGTTGCCTTCGCGGGTCTGGTCCGCTCGCTCGTGACGACCGTCGCGGGGGTCCCCGACCTCCCAGGGTGGTCCGTCGCCCGCCTGCGGACCGCGCGCTGGCTCGCGCAGCGCGACGGGGTCACCGGTCGGCTCCTCCACCCTGTCGACGGGACACCCGTCCCCGCTGCCGAGGCGGTGGAGGCCCTGCTGGATGCCGTCGACGACGCGCTCGGGGCGGCGGGCGACCGCACCCTGGTCCGGTCACACGTCGACGCGCTCCTGGCGGACGGAGGGGCGGCAGGCCGCGCACGCCGGGTCGCAGCCGGGTATCCCCAGCGGTGGGCCGACCACGTCGTCGAGAGGACGCGCCAGGCGCTGGCGACTGCACGCGTCGAGACGTCGGAGTCGGGTACGTCCTCGGCATGA
- a CDS encoding TraR/DksA C4-type zinc finger protein, whose product MSETTWTPDDLDELRARMLLEQDDLAARLRERRRTGPECGDSVDHANVNVATELDVLAEARDRELLTQVERILQRLEGGTYATCESCGGPVERARQEAYPHATSCLTCARSGRRG is encoded by the coding sequence ATGAGCGAGACGACCTGGACACCCGACGACCTGGACGAGCTTCGCGCCCGGATGCTCCTCGAGCAGGACGACCTGGCCGCACGCCTCCGCGAGCGCCGCCGCACCGGTCCGGAGTGCGGCGACTCGGTCGACCACGCGAACGTCAACGTGGCGACCGAGCTCGACGTCCTCGCCGAGGCGCGGGACCGCGAGCTCCTCACCCAGGTGGAGCGCATCCTCCAGCGGCTGGAGGGCGGCACGTACGCCACCTGCGAGTCCTGCGGCGGTCCGGTCGAGCGAGCGCGGCAGGAGGCCTACCCCCACGCGACCTCCTGCCTGACCTGCGCCAGGTCGGGGCGTCGGGGATAG
- a CDS encoding GNAT family N-acetyltransferase, translating to MKGWPVELSHGDVGVRPLKRSDAGAWARLRRADVAWLAPWEATLPPGGGSAPMSYRAMIGAQRRRARQGKAMPFAVTWKGEMVGQVTVNGIAWASARWGSIGYWISRRHAGHGITPVAVALVADHLLDTVGLHRVEISVRPENSASLRVVEKLGLDEVGLAREYLHIDGAWRDHRIFQALADDRPGRLLARVTGADDAREPVT from the coding sequence GTGAAGGGGTGGCCGGTCGAGCTGTCGCACGGCGACGTGGGCGTCCGGCCGCTCAAGCGGTCCGACGCGGGCGCGTGGGCGCGACTGAGGCGCGCCGACGTGGCGTGGCTGGCGCCGTGGGAGGCCACCCTCCCGCCCGGAGGAGGCTCGGCGCCGATGTCCTACCGGGCCATGATCGGCGCTCAGCGCCGTCGGGCCCGTCAGGGCAAGGCCATGCCGTTCGCCGTGACCTGGAAGGGCGAGATGGTCGGCCAGGTCACCGTCAACGGCATCGCGTGGGCGTCGGCGCGCTGGGGCAGCATCGGGTACTGGATCTCGCGGCGGCACGCGGGCCACGGCATCACGCCGGTGGCGGTGGCGCTCGTGGCCGACCACCTGCTCGACACCGTGGGTCTGCACCGCGTCGAGATCTCGGTGCGACCCGAGAACAGCGCGAGCCTGCGGGTCGTGGAGAAGCTCGGGCTCGACGAGGTGGGGCTCGCTCGGGAGTACCTGCACATCGACGGCGCGTGGCGTGACCACCGGATCTTCCAGGCGCTGGCCGACGACCGCCCGGGGCGCCTCCTGGCCCGCGTGACGGGCGCGGACGACGCCCGCGAGCCGGTCACCTGA
- a CDS encoding molybdenum cofactor biosynthesis protein B: MTSVPEPVEGRRAAVVVASNRASAGVYEDQTGPMLVEALRAWGFDTDDAAVVPDGEPVADAISVALAAGAAVVLTTGGTGISPTDRTPDVTRPLLDRELPGLAEALRAAGVAKGVPTAVLSRGLAGVAGSTLVVNLPGSRGGVKDAIEVLAPVVGHAVDQLAGVDHGGPDHPQAHT, translated from the coding sequence GTGACCTCGGTCCCCGAGCCTGTCGAGGGGCGCCGTGCCGCGGTCGTCGTCGCCTCCAACCGCGCGTCCGCCGGGGTCTACGAGGACCAGACGGGTCCGATGCTCGTGGAGGCGCTACGCGCCTGGGGCTTCGACACCGACGACGCCGCCGTGGTGCCCGACGGCGAGCCCGTGGCCGACGCGATCTCGGTCGCGCTTGCGGCCGGCGCGGCGGTCGTCCTCACCACCGGAGGCACCGGCATCAGCCCCACCGACCGGACCCCCGACGTCACCCGACCCCTGCTCGACCGCGAGCTCCCCGGCCTCGCCGAGGCCCTGAGGGCGGCCGGCGTCGCCAAGGGCGTCCCCACGGCCGTGCTGTCGCGTGGCCTCGCCGGCGTTGCAGGGAGCACCCTCGTCGTGAACCTGCCCGGGTCCCGTGGAGGCGTCAAGGACGCGATCGAGGTCCTGGCCCCCGTGGTCGGGCACGCGGTCGACCAGCTCGCGGGCGTCGACCACGGCGGTCCCGACCACCCGCAGGCCCACACGTGA
- the moaC gene encoding cyclic pyranopterin monophosphate synthase MoaC has protein sequence MVDVGDKDVTRRTATAEGRVEVSSEVVALLRGEGVPKGDALGVARVAGIMAAKRTPDLVPLCHPLAISGVDVSLTVVDDAVEISASVRTTDRTGVEMEALTAVTVAALTVVDMVKAVDKHARITDVEVVAKSGGRSGDWSTS, from the coding sequence ATGGTCGACGTCGGTGACAAGGACGTCACGCGGCGCACCGCGACCGCGGAGGGTCGCGTCGAGGTCTCGTCCGAGGTCGTGGCGCTGCTGCGCGGGGAGGGCGTGCCGAAGGGTGACGCGCTCGGCGTCGCGCGGGTCGCGGGGATCATGGCGGCCAAGCGGACCCCCGACCTCGTGCCGCTCTGCCACCCGTTGGCCATCAGCGGCGTCGACGTGTCCCTCACCGTCGTCGACGACGCCGTCGAGATCAGTGCCAGCGTGCGCACGACCGATCGCACGGGCGTGGAGATGGAGGCGCTGACCGCCGTCACGGTCGCGGCCCTCACGGTCGTCGACATGGTGAAGGCCGTCGACAAGCACGCGCGCATCACCGACGTCGAGGTCGTGGCCAAGTCCGGCGGCCGCAGCGGCGACTGGAGCACGTCGTGA
- the glp gene encoding gephyrin-like molybdotransferase Glp yields the protein MSSDVGNETGQQTGDAAPVRGPRPRVRPQSVPDGFLTVEDHLEQILRGIGPLEPYDQPVVESLGLPLHADVRAPISLPRFDNSAMDGYALRAEDLAEASTAQPVELPVVGDIHAGTSRPFAISPGTAVKIMTGAPVPRGADTVVPFEDTDRGNARVRFTSAPRVGANVRRAGDDVREGDLVLPAGTVVGPREAGLLASLGLGRVAARPRPRVVVLSTGNELREPGAHLDYDSIFDGNSYMLAAAVRAAGAIAYRVGAVGDDPRTFRRTLSDQLVRADLVVTSGGISEGEKDVVKETLSALGTVSFPKVAMQPGKPQGFGTIFDEQTPIITLPGNPVSAYVSFEVFVLPAIRRLMGLTPYRRPMVHAVLTQDVVSSPGRRQYVRGVFEVTHRGAKVTPLGGHGSHLLGSLAHANALIVVGEDETALNLGDTVRTLVLDRPF from the coding sequence ATGTCGTCCGACGTGGGGAACGAGACCGGTCAGCAGACCGGTGACGCCGCTCCCGTCCGTGGACCCCGCCCTCGGGTGCGTCCGCAGAGCGTGCCCGACGGGTTCCTGACGGTCGAGGACCACCTCGAGCAGATCCTGCGCGGCATCGGACCGCTCGAGCCGTACGACCAGCCGGTGGTCGAGTCGCTCGGCCTGCCGCTGCATGCCGACGTGCGCGCCCCGATCTCCTTGCCGCGCTTCGACAACTCCGCGATGGACGGCTACGCCCTGCGTGCCGAGGACCTCGCCGAGGCCAGCACGGCCCAGCCGGTCGAGCTCCCCGTGGTGGGGGACATCCACGCCGGGACCTCTCGTCCGTTCGCCATCTCCCCGGGCACCGCGGTCAAGATCATGACGGGCGCCCCGGTGCCGCGGGGCGCCGACACCGTGGTCCCGTTCGAGGACACCGACCGCGGGAACGCCCGCGTGCGGTTCACGTCGGCCCCCCGCGTCGGCGCCAACGTGCGTCGTGCCGGCGACGACGTGCGCGAGGGCGACCTCGTGCTGCCGGCCGGCACCGTGGTCGGTCCGCGCGAGGCCGGGCTCCTGGCGTCGCTGGGTCTCGGTCGTGTGGCCGCACGCCCCCGGCCCCGGGTGGTGGTGCTGTCCACGGGCAACGAGCTGCGTGAGCCGGGCGCCCACCTCGACTACGACTCGATCTTCGACGGCAACAGCTACATGCTGGCCGCGGCGGTGCGCGCGGCCGGCGCGATCGCCTACCGCGTCGGCGCCGTGGGCGACGACCCCCGCACGTTCCGTCGCACGCTCTCGGACCAGCTGGTGCGCGCCGACCTCGTGGTCACGAGCGGTGGCATCAGCGAGGGCGAGAAGGACGTCGTCAAGGAGACGCTCTCGGCGCTCGGCACCGTCTCGTTCCCCAAGGTCGCGATGCAGCCCGGCAAGCCGCAGGGCTTCGGCACGATCTTCGACGAGCAGACGCCGATCATCACGCTGCCCGGCAACCCCGTCTCGGCCTACGTGTCGTTCGAGGTGTTCGTGCTGCCCGCGATCCGCCGCCTCATGGGCCTCACGCCGTACCGGCGGCCCATGGTGCACGCGGTCCTCACGCAGGACGTGGTGTCGTCCCCGGGTCGGCGCCAGTACGTGCGTGGCGTCTTCGAGGTCACGCACCGCGGGGCGAAGGTGACGCCGCTCGGCGGCCACGGGTCGCACCTGCTCGGGTCGCTGGCGCACGCGAACGCGCTCATCGTGGTGGGGGAGGACGAGACGGCGCTCAACCTCGGCGACACCGTGCGCACCCTCGTGCTCGACAGGCCCTTCTGA
- a CDS encoding UTP--glucose-1-phosphate uridylyltransferase encodes MERADVAAPAIEVFSDFYRQLEGGATGLVREADVEPLVDVDRAADVESDPQAQRDAAAVTAVIKLNGGLGTSMGMDRAKTLLPVRADLTFLDVIARQVQQVRRDHDVSLPLLFMHSFRTRDDSLAALAAHEGLEVDGLPLDFLQNREPKLRADDLTPVTWDADPSLEWCPPGHGDLYTALLVSGVLERLVDAGYRYATVSNADNLGAAPDPAMMAWFASAGAPYAAEVCRRTPADVKGGHLVVRRSDGRLVLRETAQTADEDAERAADLTVHPFFHTNNLWFDLPRLLETLRSSNGVLGLPLIRNEKTVDPTDPTSPKVVQIESAMGAAVEVFDGATAIEVDRSRFLPVKTTNDLMLLRSDVYGLGDDARLRATVDPRPLVDLDRRFFTTIADFDARVPHVPSLSGASSLTVRGDWRFERDVVVVGDARLDDDGTARSVPAGTRLG; translated from the coding sequence ATGGAACGGGCCGACGTGGCCGCACCGGCGATCGAGGTCTTCAGCGACTTCTACCGCCAGCTCGAGGGAGGGGCGACGGGGCTCGTGCGCGAAGCCGACGTCGAGCCGCTCGTCGACGTCGACCGCGCCGCCGACGTCGAGTCCGACCCGCAGGCCCAGCGCGACGCCGCCGCCGTCACGGCGGTCATCAAGCTCAACGGCGGGCTCGGCACGTCGATGGGCATGGACCGTGCCAAGACGCTGCTGCCCGTGCGGGCCGACCTCACGTTCCTCGACGTCATCGCCCGGCAGGTCCAGCAGGTGCGGCGCGACCACGACGTGTCCCTCCCGCTGCTGTTCATGCACAGCTTCCGGACCCGTGACGACTCCCTCGCGGCGCTCGCCGCCCACGAGGGGCTGGAGGTCGACGGGCTGCCGCTGGACTTCCTGCAGAACCGTGAGCCCAAGCTGCGCGCCGACGACCTCACCCCGGTCACCTGGGACGCGGACCCCTCGCTCGAGTGGTGCCCGCCCGGGCACGGCGACCTGTACACGGCGCTGCTGGTCTCCGGTGTCCTGGAGCGTCTGGTCGATGCCGGGTACCGCTACGCCACGGTCTCCAACGCCGACAACCTCGGCGCCGCGCCCGACCCGGCGATGATGGCGTGGTTCGCCTCCGCCGGCGCTCCGTACGCGGCCGAGGTGTGCCGGCGCACCCCGGCCGACGTCAAGGGCGGCCACCTCGTGGTCCGCCGGTCCGACGGCCGGCTGGTGCTGCGCGAGACGGCGCAGACGGCCGACGAGGACGCCGAGAGGGCCGCCGACCTGACGGTGCACCCGTTCTTCCACACCAACAACCTCTGGTTCGACCTGCCGCGCCTGCTCGAGACGCTCCGCTCGAGCAACGGCGTGCTGGGGCTGCCGCTGATCCGCAACGAGAAGACCGTCGACCCCACCGACCCCACCTCGCCGAAGGTGGTGCAGATCGAGTCGGCGATGGGCGCAGCCGTGGAGGTCTTCGACGGGGCCACGGCCATCGAGGTCGACCGGTCGCGCTTCCTGCCGGTCAAGACCACCAACGACCTCATGCTGCTGCGCTCGGACGTGTACGGCCTCGGCGACGACGCGCGCCTCCGGGCCACGGTCGACCCGCGCCCGCTCGTGGACCTCGACCGCCGGTTCTTCACGACGATCGCCGACTTCGACGCCCGGGTGCCGCACGTCCCGTCGCTGTCGGGAGCGTCGTCGTTGACGGTGCGCGGCGACTGGCGGTTCGAGCGCGACGTGGTCGTGGTCGGTGACGCCCGGCTCGACGACGACGGCACGGCCCGCAGCGTTCCGGCGGGCACCCGGTTAGGCTGA
- a CDS encoding 5-formyltetrahydrofolate cyclo-ligase, with amino-acid sequence MDRSIAEAKHAARRPLLESRRRRTPDQRAVVAEALAAHLLALPSIARAGRVAAYRSMADEPGTAVLLDGLVARGITVLLPVTHDDGTLAWVEHDPTAATRRSRLGVDEPVGPAVGEAALDGVDVVVLPALAADHHGRRLGRGAGYYDRALASLSGTRRPLLVALVHADELVPEVPHEDHDVPVDVVVTENGVFRVP; translated from the coding sequence ATGGACCGGTCGATCGCAGAGGCGAAGCATGCCGCGCGCCGCCCGTTGCTGGAGTCGCGCCGTCGTCGGACCCCCGACCAGCGGGCGGTCGTCGCGGAAGCGCTCGCCGCGCACCTGCTGGCGCTGCCGTCGATCGCCCGCGCCGGCCGCGTGGCGGCCTACCGCTCCATGGCCGACGAGCCCGGGACCGCGGTCCTCCTCGACGGGCTCGTCGCACGCGGGATCACCGTCCTGCTGCCCGTCACCCACGACGACGGGACGCTCGCCTGGGTCGAGCACGACCCGACGGCGGCCACCCGCAGGTCACGGCTCGGGGTCGACGAGCCGGTGGGCCCTGCCGTCGGCGAAGCGGCGCTCGACGGGGTCGACGTGGTCGTCCTCCCGGCCCTCGCCGCCGACCACCACGGACGTCGTCTGGGGCGCGGCGCCGGGTACTACGACCGCGCGCTCGCGTCGCTGTCCGGGACGCGGCGCCCCCTCCTGGTCGCGCTCGTGCACGCCGACGAGCTGGTGCCGGAGGTGCCGCACGAGGACCACGACGTGCCGGTCGACGTGGTCGTCACCGAGAACGGGGTCTTCCGGGTCCCGTGA
- a CDS encoding VOC family protein: protein MDPRLSFVTLAVPDLDAVRRFYVDGLGWPVELEADDEVIMIRVADKVVLSLWSEAGFEAEVGPIRRGEGVAPITLAHNVGTPEEVDAVLAAAREAGAVHVAAGEHREWGGYSGYFADPAGFRWEVAHNPGPIGQAVL from the coding sequence GTGGATCCCCGTCTCAGCTTCGTGACCCTGGCCGTGCCCGACCTCGACGCGGTGCGCCGCTTCTACGTCGACGGCCTCGGCTGGCCCGTCGAGCTGGAGGCGGACGACGAGGTGATCATGATCCGCGTGGCCGACAAGGTCGTGCTGTCGCTGTGGTCCGAGGCCGGCTTCGAGGCCGAGGTCGGCCCGATCCGCCGCGGCGAGGGCGTCGCACCGATCACGCTGGCGCACAACGTCGGCACGCCCGAGGAGGTCGACGCCGTGCTGGCGGCCGCCCGCGAGGCCGGTGCCGTGCACGTGGCGGCGGGGGAGCACCGCGAGTGGGGCGGGTACTCGGGCTACTTCGCCGATCCCGCCGGCTTCCGCTGGGAGGTCGCGCACAACCCGGGACCGATCGGGCAGGCCGTGCTCTGA